In one Vulgatibacter incomptus genomic region, the following are encoded:
- a CDS encoding CHAT domain-containing protein yields the protein MSLIVCLALAGCGGPAPSLSEIFAKEAGPYRWLEGRSALDLPYAPFDSSRIAPPLEKGRLEGQLYLAAKRGDEDVLFGRALFFQWRNGPGDLDRAESRLERMPQDARYWNEQALLLLARPDEFDALEAVDHALEIDPGFLPALFTRGVVLEKLSLQGLAIEAWETYAKADPDSLWGHEAIERRERLLAPEPPPVRLESERRKLYDELLALTGPTELADLASRPSTVELLARLRVSGDSMFDREFAVRRKFAPSEWKSSAIRRARLERLYESTMAGLTDVSALEELGRAPEPTVAFRAVRLLAFDAIQRADFARAKIQLAAVQRVCKELGCVEEGALATSDLGTVFAEETRFAEAEQAFQTALVRLPDGFDGRRAEVLVKQASLASKLGTRKDAQRNLINASAVLIRLQDPGALAVSLSNLASTSRVGFSTAALACRVEAMRLAGLAGRRTSELIAKGGVALKLAESGRLDAAKSLSEDALVEAESIGLSGTLVRVLGAAGRVDLLTGEPQIALEAGLRVERLAAQLSLPLLQKDGLELSGQASAVMGDPTSAIHFLASAIDIGRTLSNRATSKIRRLLMETEDAGIRVFLARLEAEEGRPDAAWELLGQGQLRSLEEDECVFAAASKGRTLSIWSATSQGTRYQEVELPVEIDQSSLTSALPTDGYGRGIPIRSATELQGRIGTPWEPGRCPARTRRLTVIENPFTLVGVVNRSARLARPDVAVVIARSVAALWPSRVVMGHGLAIHSPRPVISDRAIAPFPAAPKEARLIEEALPGSEELSEYAATPSNLVDRAGSFDLLHFSVHGESRKRKGSASYLLLAGPDGHLEVGNVLKLPLQGRNPVVVLSSCKGGGKTGDAEHDGAGLPWAFLEAGASAVIAYQGDLDDGVALDFARFFYNGIGRGKDVSAAFELALAALRVRWPPDVAASFGIYT from the coding sequence TTGTCCCTGATCGTTTGCCTCGCGCTGGCCGGCTGCGGTGGCCCTGCGCCCTCGCTCTCCGAAATCTTCGCAAAAGAAGCCGGTCCGTATCGCTGGTTGGAGGGCCGGAGCGCCCTCGATCTCCCCTACGCGCCGTTCGATTCCTCGAGGATCGCGCCGCCCCTGGAGAAGGGTCGCCTCGAAGGGCAGCTCTACCTCGCCGCCAAGCGCGGCGACGAGGACGTCCTCTTCGGAAGAGCCCTCTTCTTCCAGTGGCGAAACGGTCCCGGCGACCTGGACCGGGCCGAGAGCCGCCTCGAGCGGATGCCGCAGGATGCTCGCTACTGGAACGAGCAGGCCTTGCTGCTCCTCGCGAGGCCCGACGAGTTCGACGCCCTCGAGGCGGTCGATCACGCCCTCGAGATCGATCCCGGCTTTCTGCCCGCGCTCTTCACCCGCGGCGTCGTCCTCGAGAAGCTCAGCCTCCAGGGTCTCGCCATCGAGGCCTGGGAGACCTACGCCAAAGCCGACCCCGACAGCCTTTGGGGCCATGAGGCCATCGAGCGCCGGGAGCGCCTGCTTGCGCCCGAGCCTCCCCCCGTTCGCCTGGAATCCGAGCGCCGCAAGCTCTACGACGAGCTCCTGGCTCTCACCGGCCCCACCGAGCTCGCTGACCTAGCGTCGAGGCCCTCCACGGTCGAGCTCCTCGCGCGGCTTCGCGTGAGCGGGGATTCGATGTTCGACCGCGAATTCGCCGTGAGGCGAAAATTCGCTCCGAGCGAGTGGAAGTCGAGCGCTATTCGGCGAGCTCGGCTCGAGCGCCTCTACGAGTCGACAATGGCAGGCCTGACCGACGTTTCGGCCCTTGAGGAGCTAGGGCGAGCGCCAGAGCCTACCGTCGCCTTCCGTGCGGTCCGGCTTCTCGCCTTCGACGCGATTCAGCGAGCGGATTTCGCCCGCGCCAAAATTCAGCTAGCTGCGGTTCAGCGCGTGTGCAAGGAGCTTGGTTGCGTCGAGGAAGGTGCTCTCGCGACTAGCGATTTGGGAACGGTTTTCGCGGAGGAGACGAGGTTCGCCGAAGCGGAGCAGGCCTTCCAGACCGCGTTGGTTCGCCTGCCAGACGGGTTCGACGGGCGTCGAGCGGAGGTGCTGGTCAAACAGGCGTCGCTCGCGTCGAAGCTAGGGACACGCAAGGATGCCCAACGGAATTTGATCAACGCGTCGGCCGTCCTGATTCGACTACAAGATCCTGGCGCTCTAGCTGTGTCGCTCTCCAACCTAGCCTCCACGTCGAGAGTGGGATTCTCAACAGCGGCGCTTGCCTGTCGAGTGGAGGCCATGCGTCTAGCTGGACTGGCGGGGCGAAGAACCAGCGAGCTTATCGCGAAGGGTGGGGTCGCGCTCAAGCTCGCAGAGAGCGGTCGCCTGGACGCAGCTAAATCGCTTTCCGAGGATGCACTCGTAGAGGCGGAGTCGATCGGATTGAGCGGAACACTAGTTCGCGTCCTAGGAGCGGCTGGGCGAGTCGATTTGCTGACGGGAGAGCCGCAGATCGCCCTTGAAGCCGGGCTTCGGGTTGAGCGCCTCGCCGCCCAGCTCTCTCTCCCGCTCCTGCAAAAGGACGGACTGGAACTTTCTGGACAGGCATCAGCGGTGATGGGCGATCCGACCTCTGCCATTCATTTTCTGGCGTCGGCGATTGATATTGGCCGCACGCTATCGAACCGAGCGACGTCGAAGATTCGCCGGCTACTGATGGAGACCGAGGACGCAGGGATTCGTGTATTCCTCGCTCGCTTGGAGGCGGAAGAAGGGCGACCTGATGCGGCTTGGGAACTCCTGGGCCAAGGACAGCTGCGTTCGCTCGAGGAGGACGAGTGCGTTTTCGCCGCTGCTTCGAAAGGACGAACACTTTCGATTTGGAGCGCAACGTCTCAGGGAACCCGATACCAAGAGGTCGAGTTGCCGGTGGAGATCGACCAATCGAGCTTGACGTCGGCACTCCCGACCGACGGGTATGGTAGAGGAATCCCGATCCGTTCGGCGACTGAGCTGCAAGGGCGGATCGGCACGCCATGGGAACCCGGCAGATGTCCGGCCCGCACACGCCGTCTCACGGTTATCGAGAACCCGTTCACGCTGGTTGGCGTGGTAAACCGGTCCGCGAGGCTCGCCCGACCTGACGTCGCGGTCGTGATCGCACGAAGCGTCGCCGCCCTCTGGCCCTCACGGGTAGTAATGGGGCATGGCCTCGCAATTCATAGCCCGCGGCCCGTCATCTCCGACCGAGCGATCGCGCCCTTCCCGGCCGCACCGAAGGAAGCGCGCTTGATCGAGGAGGCGCTGCCTGGATCCGAAGAGCTCTCCGAGTACGCCGCAACTCCTTCCAACCTTGTCGACAGAGCCGGGTCTTTCGATCTGCTCCACTTCTCGGTCCATGGAGAATCACGTAAGAGAAAGGGGTCAGCCTCCTATCTCCTCCTCGCGGGCCCTGATGGTCACTTGGAGGTCGGCAACGTTCTGAAGCTACCACTTCAAGGGCGAAATCCTGTTGTCGTCCTCTCCTCCTGCAAAGGCGGTGGAAAGACGGGCGACGCGGAGCACGATGGCGCGGGCCTCCCTTGGGCCTTCCTTGAGGCTGGCGCCTCCGCCGTTATCGCCTACCAGGGTGACCTGGACGATGGAGTGGCCCTTGACTTCGCCCGGTTCTTCTACAATGGAATTGGTAGGGGAAAAGACGTCTCGGCCGCCTTCGAGCTTGCGCTGGCAGCACTCCGAGTGCGGTGGCCTCCGGATGTCGCAGCCTCTTTTGGAATTTATACATAA
- a CDS encoding methyl-accepting chemotaxis protein — MKTEKTVAARGVASKRASKTTKIDDLARIGALLESLADGTYDARLDEGSFSDAAHQSLALLANRVADRATQELAIVRERGARMRDGVNQTVEALMRVVNGGAITQTTGIVVQEPALAPLVQGIDQLFGMLREITLETRDAALQVSASSAEVLAAATQQESSMAEHASAVHETTATMAELKGAARQIAENAGTVATVAEQTLVSARSGEGSIQELLRSLATMNTNATEIHEGMTRLARRVERIGSVVEVIDEIADRSDLLALNAALEGAKAGDAGRGFSIVAVEMRRLAENVFASTKEIKELIGEIREAADSAAQTTTRNRASAEAGQSQGHAAMGSVQKILASVQETNDAARVIHLATQQQRTATEQVVASMNEVEAVTRQATEGSRQASSAAAELAGLADRLSAVVRQFQVS; from the coding sequence ATGAAGACCGAGAAAACGGTGGCGGCCCGAGGGGTCGCGTCGAAGCGCGCCTCAAAGACGACGAAGATCGATGATCTGGCGCGGATCGGCGCCCTCCTGGAGAGCCTCGCGGACGGGACCTACGACGCCCGTCTGGACGAAGGCTCGTTCTCCGACGCAGCGCACCAGAGCCTCGCACTGCTCGCGAACCGGGTGGCCGATCGGGCGACCCAGGAGCTGGCCATCGTCCGGGAGCGCGGCGCGCGGATGCGCGACGGCGTGAACCAGACCGTCGAGGCCTTGATGCGCGTGGTGAACGGCGGAGCGATCACGCAAACCACCGGGATCGTCGTTCAGGAGCCGGCGCTTGCCCCGCTGGTTCAGGGAATCGACCAACTCTTCGGCATGCTCCGGGAGATCACCCTCGAGACCCGCGACGCGGCGCTCCAGGTCTCGGCGAGCTCGGCGGAGGTGCTGGCAGCGGCGACGCAGCAGGAGTCGTCGATGGCGGAGCACGCCAGCGCGGTGCACGAGACCACGGCGACGATGGCGGAGCTGAAGGGCGCGGCGCGGCAGATCGCCGAGAACGCCGGGACGGTGGCCACCGTGGCGGAGCAAACCCTGGTGTCGGCGCGCTCCGGCGAGGGCTCGATCCAGGAGCTGCTCCGCAGCCTCGCCACCATGAACACGAACGCCACGGAGATCCACGAGGGCATGACCCGCCTCGCTCGGCGCGTGGAGCGGATCGGCAGCGTGGTGGAGGTGATCGACGAGATCGCGGACCGCTCGGATCTGCTGGCGCTGAACGCCGCGCTCGAAGGCGCGAAGGCGGGCGATGCCGGCCGCGGCTTCTCGATCGTGGCGGTGGAGATGCGCCGTCTCGCGGAGAACGTCTTCGCGTCGACGAAGGAGATCAAGGAGCTGATCGGAGAGATCCGCGAGGCGGCGGATTCGGCGGCCCAGACCACGACGCGCAACCGGGCGTCGGCGGAGGCGGGCCAGAGCCAGGGCCACGCGGCGATGGGCAGCGTGCAGAAGATCCTCGCCTCGGTGCAGGAGACCAACGACGCGGCCCGGGTGATCCACCTGGCGACGCAGCAGCAGCGAACGGCCACCGAGCAGGTGGTCGCGTCGATGAACGAGGTGGAGGCCGTGACGCGGCAGGCCACCGAGGGCTCCCGCCAGGCATCCTCCGCCGCTGCCGAGCTCGCCGGGCTGGCCGACAGGCTCTCGGCGGTCGTCAGACAGTTCCAAGTGTCCTGA
- a CDS encoding chemotaxis protein CheW has product MIASSASAPELLVFEVDGRRHAARVERIRRIAQRPRLADHGWIDDTALGEVRVGQHGLVVEHEAGERTLSVDRVVGLRKVVAGSIHPLPGLAAALMGTEGIGGLVDVDEELILLVDVPELLRKEP; this is encoded by the coding sequence ATGATCGCCTCTTCGGCGAGCGCCCCCGAGCTGCTCGTGTTCGAGGTGGACGGCCGGCGCCACGCCGCCCGCGTGGAGCGGATCCGGCGGATCGCGCAGCGCCCCCGCCTCGCCGACCATGGCTGGATCGACGACACGGCCTTGGGCGAGGTGCGAGTCGGGCAGCACGGCCTGGTGGTGGAGCACGAGGCCGGTGAGCGAACTCTCTCGGTGGATCGGGTGGTGGGCCTCCGCAAGGTCGTCGCCGGGTCGATTCACCCCCTGCCCGGCCTGGCCGCGGCGCTGATGGGCACAGAAGGAATCGGCGGCCTCGTGGACGTGGACGAGGAGCTGATCCTCCTCGTGGACGTGCCCGAGCTGCTCAGGAAGGAACCATGA
- a CDS encoding hybrid sensor histidine kinase/response regulator: MSAEEIRKKLLGKFREVTADRVERLEAALVAIEASNDAEAARELSRELHTLKGEARMMGFAGVSTLVHTAEELIASVGGELPSLAGVLRRACGSIPALLELPSDAEEARGLQAELASLVAKRSNEAATTPVAGVEAALPAGASGPLAPSASRADSSAKTVGSPAGAAATPGPATGSPAEASATSGSAAAPAEGAVTSSAAKSAAPTNPSQAAGLSLLSQASSIRVDLDSLDEIAGLAGDVLVEGAKAQARVSEQREILEAWPRLAERLLALAEKGIAGDALDDAETEFHRLRNRTFRFFHHHTEALGGTQSLLSNLAEKISTARMTPLDEVFSGLVGASKRLGADHGKELECVVTGGDTSIDRAIIPSLNDPLIHLLRNSIDHGLELREQRLAAGKPPVGRITIAAKPDGDRLRVEVSDDGRGIDAGFIRDVARRRGIVSDLEAAQLSNRAAIDLIFAAGFSTLDSSSETSGRGVGLDVVRQRVVALGGTVEVETRLGIGTTFILTMPQSLSMMKVLLFRIDDDVYGVPAGDVESVGRIEPARVTEIAGIRAISHRERLVPIVALGPLLSLNGGPSGSRPMAVFLQLGEHRVALAIDGIFGQREVAVKAPSTFIKGMPFVSGGAALEDGRVALLLSTPELVTAARAFGNPTSSTARRRLKVLLVDDSLIAREAEAAILRTFGHEVTEAGDGEEGWQKLQSGSFDLLVTDVQMPVLDGIELTRRVKSSERFRKLPVAIVSSLSATRDRRRGAEAGADAFLSKGDLDGDLLAETIERLCGVVG; encoded by the coding sequence ATGAGCGCAGAGGAGATCCGGAAGAAGCTCCTGGGCAAGTTCCGGGAGGTGACCGCCGACCGCGTGGAGCGGCTCGAGGCGGCGCTCGTGGCGATCGAGGCGTCGAACGACGCGGAGGCGGCCCGGGAGCTCTCTCGGGAGCTCCACACGCTGAAGGGCGAGGCCCGGATGATGGGCTTCGCCGGCGTGTCCACGCTGGTGCACACGGCGGAGGAGCTGATCGCCTCGGTGGGCGGCGAGCTCCCCTCGCTCGCGGGCGTGCTCCGGCGGGCGTGCGGCTCGATCCCGGCGCTCCTCGAGCTCCCGAGCGACGCCGAGGAGGCGCGCGGCCTCCAGGCGGAGCTCGCGTCGCTGGTCGCGAAGCGATCGAACGAGGCGGCGACCACCCCGGTCGCCGGTGTCGAAGCAGCGCTTCCCGCAGGCGCGTCCGGCCCTCTGGCGCCTTCCGCCTCTCGCGCGGACTCCTCTGCGAAGACCGTCGGCTCGCCGGCGGGAGCGGCCGCGACGCCGGGCCCCGCCACCGGCTCCCCGGCCGAAGCGAGCGCGACCTCCGGTTCCGCTGCAGCCCCTGCCGAGGGAGCGGTCACGAGCTCCGCGGCCAAGAGCGCAGCCCCCACCAACCCGAGCCAGGCGGCGGGCCTCTCCCTCCTCTCCCAGGCCAGCTCGATCCGCGTGGACCTCGACTCGCTCGACGAGATCGCGGGCCTCGCGGGTGACGTGCTCGTGGAGGGCGCCAAGGCGCAGGCGCGCGTCAGCGAGCAGCGGGAGATCCTGGAGGCCTGGCCCCGGCTGGCCGAGAGACTGCTCGCCCTCGCGGAGAAGGGAATCGCCGGCGATGCGCTGGACGACGCCGAGACCGAGTTCCACCGCCTCCGGAACCGCACTTTCCGCTTCTTTCACCATCACACGGAAGCGCTCGGCGGTACCCAGAGCCTGCTCTCCAACCTCGCCGAGAAGATCTCCACGGCCCGCATGACGCCGCTGGACGAGGTGTTCTCCGGCCTCGTGGGCGCCTCGAAGCGGCTCGGCGCCGACCACGGCAAGGAGCTGGAGTGCGTGGTGACCGGCGGTGATACCAGCATCGACCGGGCGATCATCCCCTCCCTCAACGATCCCCTGATCCACCTGCTCCGCAACTCGATCGACCACGGCCTCGAGCTCCGCGAGCAGCGGCTCGCCGCCGGGAAGCCGCCGGTGGGCCGGATCACGATTGCGGCGAAGCCGGATGGCGATCGCCTCCGGGTCGAGGTCTCGGACGACGGGCGCGGGATCGACGCGGGCTTCATCCGCGACGTGGCCCGCAGGCGCGGGATCGTCTCGGACCTCGAGGCGGCCCAGCTCTCGAACCGCGCGGCGATCGATCTGATCTTCGCCGCGGGTTTCAGCACCCTCGACTCGAGCAGCGAGACCTCCGGCCGCGGCGTGGGCCTCGACGTGGTGCGGCAGCGCGTGGTCGCCCTGGGCGGAACGGTGGAGGTCGAGACCCGGCTGGGGATCGGCACGACCTTCATCCTCACCATGCCGCAGTCGCTCTCGATGATGAAGGTGCTCCTCTTCCGCATCGACGACGACGTCTACGGCGTGCCGGCCGGAGACGTGGAGTCGGTCGGGCGGATCGAGCCCGCGAGGGTGACGGAGATCGCCGGCATCCGCGCGATCTCCCACCGCGAGCGGCTGGTGCCGATCGTGGCCCTCGGCCCCCTGCTCTCCCTGAACGGCGGCCCCTCCGGCTCGCGGCCGATGGCGGTCTTCCTCCAGCTCGGCGAACACCGCGTGGCCCTCGCGATCGACGGCATCTTCGGGCAGCGCGAGGTCGCCGTGAAGGCGCCCAGCACCTTCATCAAGGGGATGCCCTTCGTCTCCGGCGGCGCCGCCCTCGAGGACGGCCGCGTCGCCCTGCTGCTCTCCACGCCGGAGCTCGTCACCGCGGCCCGCGCCTTCGGAAACCCGACCTCGTCCACCGCGCGCCGCAGGCTCAAGGTGCTGCTCGTGGACGACAGCCTGATCGCCCGCGAGGCGGAGGCCGCGATCCTTCGCACCTTCGGCCACGAGGTGACCGAGGCGGGCGACGGCGAGGAGGGCTGGCAGAAGCTCCAGTCCGGATCCTTCGACCTGCTGGTGACCGACGTGCAGATGCCGGTGCTCGACGGGATCGAGCTGACCCGGCGGGTCAAGTCGTCCGAGCGGTTCCGCAAGCTACCGGTCGCGATCGTCTCGTCGCTCTCCGCGACGCGCGACAGGCGCCGCGGCGCCGAGGCCGGGGCCGACGCCTTCCTCAGCAAGGGCGACCTCGACGGGGATCTGCTGGCGGAGACGATCGAGCGGCTCTGCGGAGTGGTGGGATGA
- a CDS encoding class I SAM-dependent methyltransferase, which translates to MTTPRRPPAADIQEAVAVAGALGLGFEPRNAGLDELASRCGASAVLVVSQRDRAIWLPDGTPAFRFHGGMAVLRIRRMIAGEIDPLVVACDLRPGDRVVDATAGACADALVLAHAVGPEGSVLALESSPFLHAVTSFGVRTRRFGEEAIDAALDRMEVAQGPHLELLASMPTASADVVYFDPMFKSATKAPPGFEVLRALADYTPLTAEALREARRVARRRLVVQDRRGSGELERLGIPEAPVMGRTAPVRFGVLEVGSG; encoded by the coding sequence GTGACGACCCCGCGGCGCCCGCCCGCCGCAGACATCCAGGAAGCCGTGGCAGTGGCCGGCGCCCTGGGGCTCGGTTTCGAGCCGAGGAACGCCGGACTCGACGAGCTGGCCAGCCGGTGCGGCGCGAGCGCCGTGCTCGTCGTGTCCCAAAGGGATCGGGCCATCTGGCTTCCGGACGGCACTCCCGCCTTTCGTTTCCACGGTGGCATGGCAGTCCTGCGGATCCGGCGGATGATCGCCGGGGAGATCGACCCGCTCGTCGTCGCCTGCGACCTGCGCCCTGGGGATCGGGTGGTAGATGCGACGGCGGGGGCCTGCGCCGACGCTCTGGTCCTCGCCCACGCGGTGGGCCCGGAGGGATCGGTGCTCGCGCTGGAGTCGAGCCCGTTCCTCCACGCGGTGACCTCGTTCGGGGTGCGGACGCGGCGCTTCGGCGAGGAGGCGATCGACGCCGCCCTGGACCGGATGGAGGTGGCACAGGGGCCGCACCTCGAGCTCCTCGCCTCGATGCCGACGGCCTCCGCCGACGTGGTCTACTTCGACCCGATGTTCAAGTCCGCGACCAAGGCGCCGCCGGGCTTCGAGGTGCTCCGCGCCCTGGCGGATTACACGCCGCTCACGGCGGAGGCGCTCCGCGAGGCCCGCCGGGTGGCCCGACGGCGGTTGGTAGTGCAGGATCGGCGGGGGAGCGGGGAGCTCGAGCGCCTCGGAATCCCCGAGGCGCCCGTGATGGGTCGGACGGCGCCGGTGCGCTTCGGCGTGCTGGAGGTCGGCTCCGGCTGA
- a CDS encoding chemotaxis protein CheW encodes MEEQKRSRPSEADRATDDPWGILSRDDDQSFFCMRMLGERYAFDASHALEVIRLGLLTRLPASPSFLPGVFNHRGEVLAVLDLGQLISDKPTSFAHGSRSVIVQAGPWKLALLAEGIEGLIRIRSEDLEPPPSAGSSTAELLSQVGHDDRGAVAILDLRRVVDAARARSLA; translated from the coding sequence ATGGAAGAGCAGAAGCGAAGCCGCCCCTCGGAAGCGGATCGGGCAACCGATGACCCATGGGGGATCCTCTCCCGGGACGACGACCAGTCGTTCTTCTGCATGCGCATGCTGGGCGAGCGCTACGCGTTCGACGCCTCCCACGCCCTGGAGGTGATCCGCCTGGGCCTGCTGACCCGCCTTCCGGCGTCGCCCTCGTTCCTGCCCGGCGTGTTCAACCACCGGGGGGAGGTGCTGGCGGTCCTGGACCTCGGCCAGCTCATCTCGGACAAGCCGACCTCCTTCGCCCACGGCTCCCGCTCGGTGATCGTGCAGGCCGGCCCGTGGAAGCTGGCGCTCCTGGCGGAGGGGATCGAGGGGCTGATCCGGATCCGCTCGGAGGATCTGGAGCCGCCCCCGAGCGCGGGCTCGTCGACGGCGGAGCTGCTCTCGCAGGTGGGCCACGACGACCGGGGCGCGGTGGCGATCCTCGACCTCCGCCGGGTGGTCGACGCGGCGCGGGCCCGGAGCCTGGCATGA
- a CDS encoding CHAT domain-containing protein encodes MLHGAAAHFLIICVAVAGCGDPALSVSEIFANEAGPYRWLEGRSALDLPFAPFDPSRIAPPVEKGRLEGQLYLTDKRGDDDALLGRALFFLWRNGPGDLDRAESRLERVPRDARYWNEQALLLLARPDEFDALEAVDHSLELDPGFLPALFNRGVILEKLSLQGLAIEAWEAYANADPDSPWGLEAIERRARLLEPEPPPVRLESERRKLYDELLALKGASELEQLASRPSSVELLRRLRAVGDTMFERELEVRRAFGPREWLASAKRGELLERLYSETLAGKADEHGLEALSKAIEPTVSLRALRLLAYDAIVRSDLPAARVRLDAVERACRAVGCVEESVLATSDLGTVLAEQANFAEAEEAYRDALDRLPKGFEARRAEILVKQAQLAGALGTPKESQRGLIAAARELARLRERSSLAVALSNLGATARNGFSSAALASRTEAMRLAKQEGRSSTELIAMGGVSLQLAKSGRFDEAKALYERALEEGEARAIDGALVRLLGVAGQVRLLMQEPDEALSTALRVQRLAEDLDLPVQHRGALELAGRASAALGDVGSALHFLSVATDEERALSSRATTRIRRVLMEGDQTDLRVFLARLEAKTGRPDAAWELLASDRLRDLEPDECVIAFASEGGVLSVWSATSTGTRYQESELEASMQRDELVIATKRPWLLFPSDPVARGPGGPMAVSARERLGTAWDPGRCPAEARRVTILETPYTLVGVANRAARLAHADRAVVIARSASTPWPTRRDLGAGLVIHSPRPVVSDRLIPTLPAGPKEASLVRAALPGSRELSGPAATPAGLAHRAAGFDLLHFAVHGESRKRRGAASYLMLAGNQGYLQVGNVLELPLRERNPVVILSSCKSGGKTGDEESDGAGLPWAFLEAGASIVIAYEGDLDDRVALDFAQAFYPALASTHDVSAAFEEALAALRERWPPIVAASFALYT; translated from the coding sequence GTGCTCCATGGCGCCGCCGCGCACTTCCTGATCATCTGCGTCGCAGTCGCCGGCTGCGGCGATCCCGCTCTCTCCGTCTCCGAGATCTTCGCCAACGAAGCCGGGCCGTATCGCTGGTTGGAGGGCCGGAGCGCTCTCGACCTCCCCTTTGCTCCTTTCGATCCGTCGAGGATCGCGCCGCCCGTGGAGAAGGGTCGCCTCGAAGGGCAGCTCTACCTCACGGACAAGCGGGGCGACGACGATGCCCTTCTCGGAAGGGCTCTCTTCTTCCTGTGGCGAAACGGTCCCGGCGACCTGGACCGTGCCGAGAGCCGCCTCGAGCGAGTGCCGCGGGACGCACGCTATTGGAACGAGCAGGCCTTGCTGCTCCTCGCGAGACCCGACGAGTTCGACGCCCTCGAGGCGGTGGATCATTCCCTCGAGCTCGACCCCGGCTTCCTGCCGGCGCTCTTCAACCGCGGTGTCATCCTCGAGAAGCTCAGCCTCCAGGGCCTCGCCATCGAGGCATGGGAAGCGTACGCCAACGCCGACCCCGACAGCCCCTGGGGCCTCGAGGCGATCGAGCGAAGGGCGCGCCTGCTCGAGCCGGAGCCTCCCCCCGTTCGCCTCGAATCCGAGCGCCGCAAGCTCTACGACGAGCTCCTGGCCCTGAAGGGCGCCTCGGAGCTGGAGCAGCTCGCCTCCCGGCCCTCGTCGGTGGAGCTCCTCCGCCGCCTGCGCGCAGTCGGGGACACGATGTTCGAGCGCGAGCTCGAGGTGCGCCGGGCGTTCGGACCGCGCGAGTGGCTTGCGAGCGCGAAACGGGGAGAGCTCCTCGAGCGGCTCTATTCGGAGACCCTGGCGGGGAAGGCCGATGAGCACGGGCTGGAGGCCCTCTCGAAGGCGATCGAGCCAACCGTTTCGCTTCGCGCGCTGAGACTCCTGGCCTACGACGCGATCGTGCGCTCCGACCTTCCTGCGGCTCGCGTCCGCCTGGACGCCGTCGAGCGAGCCTGCAGGGCGGTCGGCTGCGTGGAGGAGAGCGTGCTCGCGACGAGCGACCTCGGAACGGTCCTCGCCGAGCAGGCGAACTTCGCAGAAGCGGAAGAGGCCTATCGAGACGCGCTGGATCGGCTCCCGAAGGGCTTCGAAGCCCGCCGCGCCGAGATCCTCGTCAAACAGGCGCAGCTCGCCGGAGCGCTCGGAACGCCGAAGGAATCGCAGCGCGGCTTGATCGCCGCCGCGAGGGAGCTCGCTCGGCTTCGCGAGCGGTCGTCGCTCGCCGTGGCGCTCTCCAACCTCGGGGCGACCGCCCGGAACGGGTTCTCGTCGGCCGCGCTGGCGTCCCGAACCGAGGCCATGCGCCTGGCGAAGCAGGAAGGACGGTCGAGCACCGAGCTGATCGCCATGGGAGGTGTCTCGCTCCAGCTCGCCAAGAGCGGTCGATTCGACGAGGCGAAGGCCCTCTACGAGCGCGCGCTGGAGGAGGGAGAGGCTAGGGCCATCGACGGCGCCCTGGTTCGTCTCCTCGGAGTCGCCGGACAGGTTCGACTTCTCATGCAGGAGCCGGACGAAGCCTTGAGCACGGCTCTTCGGGTCCAGCGCCTCGCGGAGGATCTCGACCTGCCCGTTCAACATAGAGGCGCGCTGGAGCTCGCGGGCCGAGCCTCGGCAGCGCTCGGAGACGTGGGCTCGGCCCTCCACTTCCTGTCCGTCGCCACCGACGAGGAGCGCGCACTCTCGAGCCGTGCGACGACCCGGATTCGCAGGGTGTTGATGGAAGGGGACCAGACGGACCTCCGTGTCTTTCTCGCCCGCCTCGAGGCGAAGACGGGTCGACCCGACGCTGCTTGGGAGCTGTTGGCGAGCGATCGGCTGCGGGATCTCGAGCCCGACGAGTGCGTGATCGCCTTCGCGAGCGAGGGAGGCGTCCTCTCCGTCTGGAGCGCCACGTCGACGGGAACTCGTTACCAGGAGAGCGAGCTGGAGGCGTCGATGCAACGGGACGAGCTCGTGATCGCGACCAAGCGCCCGTGGCTCCTCTTCCCGAGCGATCCGGTTGCACGGGGGCCGGGTGGCCCAATGGCCGTGAGCGCACGCGAACGATTGGGGACTGCCTGGGATCCGGGACGATGCCCGGCGGAGGCCCGCCGCGTCACGATTCTCGAGACGCCCTACACCTTGGTCGGCGTCGCGAATCGAGCCGCGCGGCTGGCGCACGCCGATCGCGCCGTCGTGATCGCGCGCAGCGCCTCGACTCCCTGGCCCACTCGGCGCGACCTCGGGGCGGGCCTGGTGATCCATAGCCCTCGGCCGGTGGTATCCGACCGGCTCATTCCCACCCTGCCTGCAGGTCCAAAGGAGGCGAGCCTCGTTCGTGCGGCCCTGCCCGGATCCCGGGAGCTCTCGGGGCCTGCCGCGACGCCCGCTGGCCTTGCCCACCGAGCCGCCGGCTTCGACCTCCTCCACTTCGCGGTCCACGGCGAGTCGCGCAAGAGGAGAGGGGCGGCTTCCTACCTGATGCTCGCCGGCAATCAGGGCTACCTGCAGGTCGGCAACGTCCTGGAGCTGCCTCTCCGGGAACGGAACCCGGTCGTGATCCTCTCGTCCTGCAAGAGCGGCGGTAAGACCGGCGACGAGGAGAGCGACGGCGCGGGTCTGCCATGGGCGTTCCTCGAGGCCGGGGCGTCCATCGTGATCGCGTACGAGGGGGATCTCGACGATCGGGTCGCGCTCGATTTTGCCCAGGCGTTCTATCCCGCGCTCGCGTCGACACACGACGTCTCGGCAGCCTTCGAGGAAGCCCTTGCCGCTCTCCGGGAACGGTGGCCCCCCATCGTCGCCGCCTCCTTCGCGCTCTACACCTGA